Proteins found in one Pirellulales bacterium genomic segment:
- a CDS encoding DUF4129 domain-containing protein gives MIDPQHRTRTISLGIRCRTCWAALALIAGVASPVLAQAEASGEAVSPPTAEADSAIEQGRESLRQSWFTPPWYDSERDAVKRIDLKPEWDLWKGWDWSGWNLPGMPNLSFLEWVAWILVTLILGALVYILARAWLQRDRRLATSHGTSDEDDADAEEARVEALPFQVARPASDFLTEAERCRRAGNYRDAIIYLFSHELVSLDRQQCIRLSKGKTNRQYLRELSRRVALRSLVEETMVTFEDVFFGDHPLDASAFERCWSRLPEFDQLISQEAA, from the coding sequence ATGATCGATCCGCAGCACCGAACCCGCACGATTTCACTCGGCATTCGCTGCCGGACGTGCTGGGCTGCGCTCGCGTTGATCGCCGGTGTCGCGTCGCCGGTTCTGGCGCAAGCAGAGGCCAGCGGCGAAGCCGTCTCCCCACCCACGGCCGAGGCCGATTCCGCCATCGAGCAAGGGCGCGAGTCGCTACGCCAAAGCTGGTTCACGCCCCCCTGGTACGACTCGGAACGGGACGCGGTGAAACGCATCGACCTGAAGCCCGAGTGGGATCTTTGGAAAGGCTGGGACTGGAGCGGTTGGAACCTGCCTGGCATGCCCAATCTCTCGTTCCTCGAATGGGTCGCCTGGATTCTCGTCACGCTGATTCTGGGGGCACTCGTCTACATTCTGGCGCGGGCCTGGCTCCAGCGCGACCGGCGTCTTGCGACGAGCCACGGAACGAGTGACGAGGACGACGCGGATGCCGAGGAGGCCCGCGTCGAGGCCCTCCCCTTTCAGGTCGCGCGCCCCGCCTCCGATTTTCTCACCGAGGCCGAACGGTGTCGCCGCGCGGGCAACTATCGCGACGCGATCATCTACCTGTTCAGCCACGAGCTCGTCTCGCTCGATCGCCAGCAGTGCATCCGGCTCAGCAAGGGGAAGACGAATCGCCAGTATCTGCGCGAGCTGTCGCGGCGCGTCGCGCTGCGCTCGCTCGTCGAAGAGACGATGGTCACGTTCGAAGACGTCTTCTTCGGCGATCATCCACTCGACGCGTCGGCGTTCGAGCGCTGCTGGTCGCGCTTGCCCGAGTTCGATCAATTGATCTCGCAGGAGGCCGCATGA
- a CDS encoding stage II sporulation protein M: protein MKVAALLEERRENWRELEWLCGQMESRGKRKLGPMIVARFGSLYRSTCADLALAEAYNLPPNTVAYLHQLVGRAHNQLYRSKAFDISRWAHVMLYEVPQRLYRDNYLRVAFVLFWGLFIAAMALSAFSPGFAERAIGKEQIQQLEQMYAEPIATRTGSAGSFINNRSGMAGFYIWHNAGIGLRAFALGLVFGVGGLIITSSNALVLGASFGHMTTVAQRENFFEFVTAHGPFELNAIVLSAAAGMRLGFSLIDTGGLSRAESMRRAGYEALPTMCAALFLFVMAALIEGFLSPSAAPYWVKAGVAVVSSGLLAFYFVILGNPRSGLDAT from the coding sequence ATGAAGGTTGCCGCCCTCCTCGAAGAACGACGCGAGAACTGGCGCGAGCTGGAATGGCTCTGCGGCCAGATGGAGTCGCGCGGCAAGCGCAAGCTTGGCCCGATGATCGTGGCCCGGTTTGGATCGCTCTATCGTTCGACCTGCGCCGATCTCGCCCTGGCCGAGGCGTACAACCTGCCGCCGAACACGGTGGCCTATCTGCACCAATTGGTCGGCCGCGCGCACAACCAGCTCTATCGCTCGAAGGCGTTCGACATCTCGCGCTGGGCGCACGTCATGCTCTACGAGGTGCCCCAACGCCTGTATCGCGACAATTACCTGCGCGTCGCCTTCGTCCTGTTCTGGGGGCTCTTCATCGCGGCGATGGCGTTGTCGGCGTTTAGCCCTGGCTTCGCCGAGCGCGCCATCGGCAAGGAACAGATCCAGCAATTGGAACAAATGTACGCCGAGCCGATCGCCACCCGCACTGGTTCCGCCGGAAGCTTCATCAACAATCGCAGCGGCATGGCCGGGTTCTACATCTGGCACAATGCGGGCATTGGCTTGCGGGCTTTTGCGCTGGGGCTGGTGTTCGGCGTCGGTGGCTTGATCATCACGTCGAGCAACGCGCTGGTGCTCGGGGCCTCCTTCGGTCATATGACTACCGTCGCCCAGCGCGAAAACTTCTTCGAGTTCGTTACCGCGCACGGCCCCTTCGAGTTGAACGCGATCGTCCTCTCGGCCGCGGCGGGGATGCGGTTGGGCTTTTCGCTCATCGATACGGGGGGCCTCAGCCGTGCCGAATCGATGCGCCGTGCCGGTTATGAGGCGCTCCCCACCATGTGCGCGGCCCTCTTCTTGTTCGTGATGGCGGCATTGATCGAAGGTTTCCTGTCCCCCTCGGCCGCCCCTTATTGGGTCAAGGCCGGAGTGGCCGTCGTCTCGAGCGGGTTGCTGGCGTTCTACTTCGTCATTCTGGGCAATCCACGGAGCGGGCTCGATGCAACTTGA
- a CDS encoding RDD family protein gives MSESSGPFDTHIEIVTPENIAFHYRVAGPFRRLPAYFIDIVLQATAIGAISTVAGLYFGFISLSGVAMAVTLVAFFVISWFYGGVFEALWNGQTPGKRLMQIRVMSADGQPIVPVQAVLRNLLRPADAMPTAFFVVPLYLFGLIACTATRRFQRLGDLAAGTMVVVEEPQRRYGVVRIDEPAALELAASLPPSFEPCRGLVQALSAYVSRRQSFSYGRRMEIARHLAEPLRERFQLPPQTNYDVLLCALYHQVFFGRQTEEGPVIRLPVGVSPFAAPAPTSPV, from the coding sequence ATGTCTGAGTCGTCGGGGCCGTTCGATACTCACATCGAGATCGTGACGCCGGAGAATATCGCCTTCCACTACCGCGTGGCGGGACCTTTCCGTCGCTTGCCGGCCTACTTCATCGACATCGTGCTTCAAGCCACCGCCATCGGAGCAATCTCGACCGTGGCGGGACTCTACTTCGGCTTCATCTCTCTCAGCGGCGTGGCAATGGCCGTCACGCTCGTGGCGTTCTTCGTCATCAGTTGGTTCTACGGCGGCGTGTTCGAGGCTCTGTGGAACGGCCAGACCCCCGGCAAGCGGCTGATGCAGATTCGCGTCATGTCGGCCGATGGCCAGCCGATCGTGCCCGTGCAGGCCGTGCTACGCAACCTGCTGCGACCGGCCGACGCCATGCCCACGGCCTTCTTCGTCGTGCCCCTCTACTTGTTCGGCCTGATCGCCTGCACGGCCACCAGGCGTTTCCAGCGGCTGGGCGATCTGGCCGCGGGCACGATGGTGGTCGTCGAAGAACCTCAACGTCGCTACGGCGTGGTGCGCATCGACGAGCCCGCGGCGCTCGAGCTGGCGGCCAGTCTGCCGCCGTCGTTCGAGCCATGCCGGGGGCTCGTGCAGGCACTCTCGGCTTACGTCTCGCGACGCCAGAGCTTTTCGTACGGCAGGCGGATGGAAATTGCTCGCCATCTGGCCGAGCCTTTGCGCGAACGATTCCAACTGCCGCCCCAAACGAATTACGACGTGTTGTTGTGCGCCCTCTATCACCAGGTCTTCTTCGGGCGCCAGACCGAGGAAGGACCGGTGATTCGCTTGCCGGTGGGTGTCTCTCCGTTCGCCGCACCCGCTCCGACCTCCCCCGTGTGA
- the rpmA gene encoding 50S ribosomal protein L27 — translation MAHKKGQGSSRNGRDSNGQRRGVKRFGGQQVEPGCILVRQVGNQFHPGKNVGQGSDYTLFALSAGVVQFDRGGRRVSVVSDN, via the coding sequence ATGGCACATAAGAAGGGTCAAGGCTCGAGCCGCAACGGACGCGATTCGAACGGCCAACGCCGTGGCGTAAAGCGTTTTGGCGGTCAGCAGGTCGAACCGGGCTGCATTCTGGTCCGCCAGGTCGGCAATCAGTTCCACCCCGGCAAGAATGTGGGCCAGGGAAGCGACTACACGCTCTTCGCTCTCTCGGCGGGAGTCGTGCAGTTCGATCGCGGTGGCCGCCGCGTGAGCGTCGTCTCCGACAACTAG
- the obgE gene encoding GTPase ObgE codes for MFVDRVKIQVQSGRGGNGMVSFRREKYVPRGGPNGGDGGDGGSVIIQAEAGVDSLSALVHRKHWRATDGGNGGSSDCHGRNGEDLVLRVPPGTVVYDAEEGFALRDLVQAGDSFVAAHGGKGGKGNTHFKSATNQAPREATPGNPSEVRSLVLELKSIADVGLIGKPNAGKSTMLSRLSRARPEIADYPFTTKYPNLGRVQIDFDRSFVLADIPGLIEGAHAGAGLGLEFLRHIERAGILVHLVEPMPMDGSDPLANYDAVRGEFALYNDGALLARPEIVCVTKCELPGADDVCAQLAAHLGRDVMAVSAVTGMGLDRLVHAISALLEQGARPDEESA; via the coding sequence ATGTTCGTCGATCGGGTCAAGATTCAGGTGCAGTCGGGGCGCGGGGGCAACGGCATGGTGAGCTTCCGCCGGGAGAAGTATGTCCCGCGCGGCGGCCCCAATGGGGGCGACGGAGGTGACGGCGGCAGCGTCATCATCCAGGCCGAGGCCGGCGTCGACAGCCTGTCCGCCCTCGTGCATCGCAAGCACTGGCGCGCCACCGACGGCGGAAACGGCGGCAGCTCCGACTGCCACGGACGCAATGGCGAAGATCTCGTGTTGCGCGTGCCGCCGGGCACGGTCGTCTACGATGCCGAAGAAGGCTTCGCGCTGAGAGATCTCGTCCAGGCGGGAGATTCGTTCGTCGCCGCGCACGGCGGCAAAGGGGGCAAGGGGAACACCCATTTCAAGTCGGCGACGAATCAGGCGCCGCGCGAGGCGACTCCCGGCAATCCCAGCGAGGTGCGCTCGCTCGTCCTCGAACTCAAGTCGATCGCCGACGTCGGACTGATCGGCAAACCCAACGCGGGCAAGAGCACCATGCTCAGCCGTCTGTCGCGGGCGCGGCCGGAGATCGCCGATTATCCCTTCACGACGAAGTACCCCAACCTGGGACGCGTGCAGATCGATTTTGACCGATCGTTCGTCCTGGCCGATATTCCGGGGCTAATCGAAGGGGCCCACGCCGGCGCGGGGCTCGGGCTGGAGTTTCTGCGGCACATCGAGCGGGCTGGCATTCTCGTGCATCTGGTCGAGCCGATGCCGATGGATGGCTCCGATCCGCTAGCGAACTACGATGCGGTCCGGGGCGAGTTCGCGTTGTACAATGACGGCGCGTTGCTGGCCCGGCCCGAGATCGTTTGCGTAACGAAGTGCGAACTCCCCGGCGCCGACGACGTGTGCGCGCAACTCGCGGCGCATCTGGGACGCGACGTGATGGCGGTTTCGGCGGTGACGGGCATGGGGCTCGATCGACTCGTGCATGCGATCTCCGCACTGCTGGAGCAGGGGGCCCGACCGGACGAGGAATCGGCATGA
- a CDS encoding type III pantothenate kinase: protein MSAASAIVAVDVGNTRTKFGLFTGGEAQGLPSPKRVLRISSHAHELEQLATFLDARPASDFAWHIGSVNRAAAGRVIDWLREAGAASRVTMLIHGDLPIEVRLDRPDMVGIDRLLAAVAANHLRAADRPAVVVGMGTAVTVDLVSIEGAFLGGAILPGVEISARAMHAFTDMLPLVDVRGFDTTPPALGRSTIEAMQAGLYWGALGGVRELIARYGEQVGKEPQVFLSGGAASTVARPLASTATVVDDLTLAGIALAARR, encoded by the coding sequence ATGAGTGCCGCATCTGCCATCGTGGCCGTCGACGTGGGGAATACCCGCACCAAGTTCGGGCTGTTTACGGGTGGCGAAGCGCAAGGTTTGCCCAGCCCCAAGCGGGTGTTGCGCATTTCGTCGCACGCCCACGAACTGGAGCAACTGGCGACTTTTCTAGACGCACGGCCCGCCTCCGACTTCGCCTGGCATATCGGCAGCGTGAATCGCGCCGCCGCGGGGCGCGTGATCGATTGGTTGCGCGAGGCGGGCGCCGCGAGTCGCGTGACGATGCTCATACATGGCGATCTCCCCATCGAGGTGCGTCTCGATCGACCCGACATGGTCGGCATCGACCGCTTGTTGGCCGCGGTGGCCGCGAACCATCTGCGTGCCGCCGATCGACCGGCGGTGGTCGTGGGCATGGGCACGGCCGTGACGGTCGATCTCGTCTCGATCGAGGGGGCGTTCTTGGGGGGGGCCATCCTGCCGGGGGTCGAGATCTCGGCCCGCGCCATGCACGCCTTTACCGACATGCTGCCATTGGTGGACGTGCGCGGCTTCGATACCACGCCGCCAGCCTTGGGACGTTCGACGATCGAGGCAATGCAAGCCGGACTCTACTGGGGAGCGCTGGGGGGCGTCCGCGAGTTGATCGCCCGCTACGGCGAGCAGGTCGGCAAGGAACCGCAGGTGTTTCTCTCGGGGGGCGCCGCAAGCACGGTGGCGCGGCCCCTGGCCTCGACGGCCACGGTGGTCGACGATCTGACGCTGGCCGGCATCGCCCTCGCCGCACGGCGATAG
- a CDS encoding 50S ribosome-binding GTPase — MSLPQVTSAALLTPAGRGAIATIGLRGPDAFRQIERFFLPHGRRSIAPTGNAVRVGRWRDATGEEIVVSASASDRWEICCHGGRAAAAAILNDLASAGCTIVDWQAWLAGESTRLLDYEAQAALAEAKTVRAASILLDQFEGALECTCRTILELLSGAAASPVQADRAREMLLRLDAWSALGLHLTAPWHVVLAGAPNVGKSSLINAIVGYERSLVFDRPGTTRDAVTVDTALEGWPVRLVDTAGLREAADAIETAGIERTQSHVARADLVILVQEARHVELHEAVRLPAEQSHVLVVANKCDLLPAERIGGTPAAVLTSAVTGAGVDDLIHAIAGRLVPGTPQPGEAVPFTPRHVGAIREAQGAAAAGAFDAARSAVEAILLAPT; from the coding sequence ATGTCCTTGCCGCAGGTGACATCCGCTGCCTTGCTCACTCCGGCGGGGCGCGGCGCTATCGCGACGATTGGCTTGCGGGGACCAGACGCTTTTCGCCAGATCGAGCGATTCTTTCTGCCACACGGTCGCCGCTCAATCGCACCCACGGGAAACGCCGTGCGCGTCGGCCGGTGGCGCGACGCGACGGGCGAAGAGATCGTTGTTTCCGCATCAGCGTCGGATCGCTGGGAGATCTGCTGCCACGGAGGCCGCGCGGCCGCGGCGGCGATTCTGAACGATTTGGCGAGCGCCGGATGCACCATTGTCGACTGGCAGGCCTGGCTTGCCGGCGAATCGACGCGGCTGCTCGACTACGAAGCACAAGCCGCCCTGGCCGAGGCCAAGACGGTTCGAGCGGCTTCGATCCTGCTCGATCAATTCGAAGGGGCATTGGAATGCACGTGTCGCACGATCCTCGAACTTTTGTCGGGCGCCGCAGCATCTCCGGTGCAGGCCGATCGCGCCCGCGAAATGCTCCTGCGACTCGACGCCTGGAGTGCGCTGGGTCTGCATCTCACGGCTCCCTGGCACGTCGTGCTCGCGGGAGCGCCGAACGTAGGCAAGAGCAGCCTGATAAACGCGATCGTCGGCTATGAGCGTTCGCTCGTCTTCGACCGTCCTGGTACCACGCGCGATGCGGTGACGGTCGATACCGCCCTCGAAGGCTGGCCGGTGCGGCTGGTCGACACGGCTGGCCTGCGCGAAGCGGCCGATGCGATCGAGACGGCAGGCATCGAACGAACGCAATCGCATGTCGCCCGGGCAGACCTCGTGATCCTCGTGCAAGAGGCGCGCCATGTGGAACTGCACGAGGCGGTCAGGTTGCCCGCCGAGCAGTCGCACGTGCTGGTCGTGGCCAACAAGTGCGACCTGCTGCCGGCAGAGCGAATCGGGGGGACCCCGGCCGCGGTGCTCACGAGCGCGGTGACTGGGGCGGGCGTGGACGATCTCATCCATGCGATTGCCGGGCGGCTGGTGCCCGGGACACCACAGCCGGGCGAGGCCGTTCCCTTTACGCCCCGGCACGTGGGGGCGATCCGCGAGGCCCAGGGGGCCGCCGCGGCCGGAGCGTTCGATGCCGCGAGGTCTGCTGTCGAGGCGATTCTCCTGGCCCCGACATAA
- a CDS encoding FxsA family protein has protein sequence MHLLSALGISTPEDGHDVLARLLLLILLVPLVELYVLYKFTVWTGNFPLTLAIVLGTGILGTMLARRQGWRAWTEIQRQLSAGQMPADALQEALLILLAGALLILPGLLSDLAGIALLVPAVRRAVGRMVAARYVVRTTAQATTSGWNPRTNTYDTTFVDAANDEPPRHRVIEVRALEPEESSPRR, from the coding sequence ATGCACCTGTTATCGGCGCTGGGCATTTCCACCCCCGAGGATGGACACGACGTGCTCGCTCGCCTGCTGCTGCTGATCCTGCTCGTACCGCTCGTCGAGCTGTATGTGCTCTATAAGTTCACCGTGTGGACGGGGAACTTTCCTCTGACTCTGGCGATCGTGCTGGGGACGGGGATCTTGGGGACGATGTTGGCACGTCGACAGGGCTGGCGCGCCTGGACCGAGATTCAGCGCCAGCTCAGCGCCGGGCAAATGCCGGCCGATGCCCTGCAAGAGGCGCTCCTGATTCTGCTGGCCGGCGCGCTGTTGATCCTGCCGGGGCTGTTGAGCGATCTCGCGGGCATCGCCCTCTTGGTTCCGGCCGTGCGTCGCGCGGTGGGGCGCATGGTGGCCGCGCGCTACGTGGTGCGGACCACCGCGCAGGCGACCACCTCGGGCTGGAACCCGCGCACGAACACCTACGACACGACTTTTGTCGATGCCGCGAACGACGAGCCGCCGCGCCATCGCGTGATCGAGGTGCGCGCCCTGGAGCCGGAAGAATCGTCGCCGCGCCGCTAA
- a CDS encoding CBS domain-containing protein translates to MLVQDILRAKGTRVHTIDPSVSVEETVETLVRNNVGSLVVCDADGHMLGIVSERDILRCIAKHRGGCSRLSVRDLMTKNVVTGTPSDDIATVMGLMTDHRIRHLPITEEDRLVGIVSIGDVVKAQRDEMALENHYLKSYIQS, encoded by the coding sequence ATGCTGGTGCAAGACATCCTTCGCGCCAAAGGTACCAGGGTCCACACGATCGATCCCTCGGTGAGCGTCGAAGAAACCGTCGAGACGCTCGTGCGCAACAATGTCGGCTCGCTCGTCGTCTGCGATGCCGACGGGCACATGCTGGGCATCGTCAGCGAGCGCGACATCCTGCGTTGCATCGCCAAGCATCGCGGCGGTTGCAGCCGTTTGAGCGTCCGCGATCTGATGACGAAGAACGTCGTCACCGGCACTCCGTCGGACGACATCGCCACGGTCATGGGACTGATGACCGACCACCGCATTCGGCATCTACCGATTACCGAGGAAGACCGGCTCGTGGGCATCGTGTCGATCGGCGACGTCGTCAAGGCGCAGCGAGACGAGATGGCGCTCGAGAATCATTATCTCAAGAGCTACATCCAGAGCTGA
- a CDS encoding aspartate aminotransferase family protein, with translation MSRVLDVYRQACESLASGVSSSTRVNRALGHALLFDRAEGAHLWDLDGHQYFDLCCSHGATLLGHGDSRVRMAVEQALDRGAPCSYENELHGELARLLCESVPCLERVRYTGAGTEATLHCLRLARAYTGRTRLLMFEGNFHGYHDQVMFVPSPTVGNDPSSDVRVSATSTGVMPGLERNLLVVPYNRPDLLEEAFRQHGHELAAAICEPVFYNAGCVKPTAEFMTSLRRLTREHGTVLIFDEVLCAFRMGPGGAQEYLGVTPDLCTLGKAVGGGYPLSVFGGRREIMDRLMPQGDCQHSGTYNGHPVAVAAALAAVRAYREPGFYDHIRAIGERLFAGMKESLARHGVPGRVQGLGARCGIYFGITDEVRDYRDAQQHDRVMMLRFIKAAIDRGVYLHDYGGAPCHHGFCAATTMADVDAVLDRLDDAIGSLRAPA, from the coding sequence ATGTCGCGTGTGTTGGATGTCTATCGTCAGGCGTGTGAGTCGTTGGCCTCGGGCGTGTCCTCATCGACACGGGTGAATCGCGCGCTGGGGCACGCGCTGTTGTTCGATCGCGCCGAGGGAGCGCACCTGTGGGATCTCGACGGTCACCAATACTTCGACCTGTGTTGCAGCCACGGCGCGACGCTGCTCGGGCATGGCGATAGCCGAGTACGGATGGCGGTCGAGCAGGCACTCGACCGGGGGGCGCCTTGTTCGTATGAGAACGAGCTCCACGGCGAGTTGGCCCGGCTGCTTTGCGAGAGCGTGCCCTGCCTCGAGCGGGTGCGCTACACGGGAGCCGGCACCGAGGCAACGCTGCACTGCCTTCGGCTGGCCCGCGCCTACACGGGACGCACGCGGTTGTTGATGTTCGAAGGCAATTTTCACGGCTATCACGATCAGGTAATGTTCGTGCCGTCGCCCACGGTGGGGAACGATCCGTCGTCTGACGTGCGAGTTTCGGCCACTTCGACTGGCGTGATGCCAGGGCTCGAGCGAAACCTGTTGGTCGTGCCGTACAACCGTCCCGACCTGCTCGAAGAGGCGTTCCGCCAGCACGGTCACGAACTGGCCGCGGCGATCTGCGAGCCGGTTTTCTACAACGCCGGCTGCGTGAAGCCGACCGCCGAGTTCATGACCTCGCTCCGGCGGCTCACCCGCGAGCACGGCACAGTGCTGATCTTCGACGAGGTGCTGTGTGCCTTTCGCATGGGGCCGGGGGGCGCGCAGGAATATTTGGGGGTGACGCCCGACCTGTGTACGCTGGGCAAAGCCGTTGGGGGAGGATATCCACTGAGCGTCTTTGGCGGGCGCCGCGAAATCATGGATCGCTTGATGCCGCAGGGCGATTGCCAGCACAGCGGCACCTACAACGGCCATCCCGTGGCGGTCGCGGCGGCGCTGGCGGCGGTACGGGCCTATCGCGAGCCGGGCTTCTACGATCACATCCGCGCAATCGGCGAGAGGCTCTTCGCGGGCATGAAGGAAAGTCTGGCTCGTCACGGCGTCCCCGGCCGCGTGCAGGGGCTCGGGGCACGTTGCGGCATTTACTTCGGCATTACCGACGAGGTACGCGACTATCGCGATGCCCAGCAGCACGATCGCGTGATGATGCTGCGTTTCATCAAGGCGGCCATCGACCGCGGCGTTTATCTTCACGATTATGGCGGCGCCCCTTGTCATCATGGGTTCTGCGCTGCCACGACGATGGCGGACGTCGACGCCGTGCTCGATCGTCTCGATGATGCCATCGGCTCGCTGCGCGCGCCGGCTTAG
- a CDS encoding M81 family metallopeptidase, with translation MRIAIGQLWQETNTLNPLPTTRADFEQFGVLRGDEMVEQMAETNELGGFIESLRAWPEQPEIVGLVRLPAWPSGTATAETFAWLQDEMVTAVREALPVEALLLALHGAMTAEGHPDVEGEILAALRELVGPKLPIVATLDLHANVTEAMVRGADVLVTFHTAPHIDVIETGRRGARALRRILIEGARPVTAYQKIPAVVPAEKANTQAAAGMSREFKDRLIALEAAPGVLAAGLCTVQPWLDIPEFGTTVTIVTDDDAERAEEICRELSDEFWRRRREYLPELVPFEESVQQAAALGDVTTPAEKRLIVLGDGADATTSGAPGDSIWLLGELLKHRWPNGALVTLVAPEIVAIAKNAGQEASVEVDLGGRRDTRFARPIHVTATVERLFEAEFVLSGHLAHKLAIDMGPSAVLRVGDVRIVVTSRSGPHFAPELFRAAGLDPLAADVLVAKSPCGFRAAYEPHARLILHTTAPGCAPPDFWKYEYRNIPRPLWPWDEMGEWRAEPVIVSRK, from the coding sequence ATGCGCATCGCGATTGGCCAGCTCTGGCAAGAGACGAACACGCTCAACCCGCTTCCGACGACGCGTGCCGACTTCGAGCAGTTCGGCGTGCTGCGCGGAGATGAGATGGTCGAGCAGATGGCCGAGACGAACGAGCTGGGAGGCTTTATCGAGTCGCTGCGGGCCTGGCCCGAGCAGCCGGAGATCGTGGGGCTGGTGCGCTTGCCCGCCTGGCCCAGCGGTACGGCCACCGCCGAGACGTTCGCATGGCTGCAGGACGAAATGGTCACGGCTGTACGAGAGGCGTTGCCGGTCGAGGCGTTATTGCTCGCGCTGCACGGGGCCATGACCGCCGAGGGGCATCCCGACGTCGAGGGAGAGATTCTCGCGGCGCTGCGCGAACTCGTGGGACCGAAGCTGCCGATCGTGGCCACGCTCGATCTGCACGCCAACGTCACCGAGGCGATGGTGCGGGGGGCCGACGTGCTCGTCACATTTCACACGGCACCTCACATCGATGTGATCGAGACGGGCCGCCGCGGCGCTCGGGCGTTGCGGCGAATTCTGATCGAAGGCGCTCGTCCAGTGACGGCATATCAAAAAATTCCGGCGGTCGTGCCGGCCGAAAAGGCGAACACGCAAGCGGCCGCGGGCATGAGCCGCGAGTTCAAAGATCGGCTGATCGCGCTCGAGGCCGCGCCGGGGGTGCTGGCGGCAGGGCTTTGCACGGTACAGCCGTGGCTCGATATTCCGGAGTTTGGCACGACGGTGACGATTGTTACCGATGACGATGCTGAGCGTGCCGAGGAGATCTGCCGCGAGCTGAGCGACGAGTTTTGGCGCCGCCGCCGGGAGTATTTGCCTGAGCTGGTGCCGTTTGAAGAGTCCGTCCAGCAGGCCGCGGCGCTAGGCGATGTGACAACGCCGGCCGAGAAGCGATTGATCGTGCTGGGGGACGGCGCTGATGCCACAACGTCGGGCGCCCCGGGGGACAGCATCTGGCTGCTGGGTGAGTTGTTGAAGCATCGCTGGCCAAACGGCGCGCTCGTCACGCTGGTTGCACCGGAGATTGTGGCAATAGCGAAGAATGCAGGTCAGGAAGCAAGCGTAGAAGTCGATCTCGGCGGGCGGCGCGATACGCGATTTGCTCGACCGATCCACGTGACGGCGACCGTCGAACGCTTGTTCGAGGCGGAGTTTGTCCTGTCGGGCCATTTGGCGCATAAACTGGCGATCGATATGGGGCCGTCCGCCGTGCTGCGGGTAGGAGACGTGCGGATCGTCGTCACATCGCGCTCGGGGCCGCACTTCGCGCCGGAGCTGTTCCGCGCGGCGGGACTCGATCCGCTGGCCGCCGACGTGCTGGTAGCGAAAAGCCCCTGCGGATTTCGAGCGGCCTACGAACCACACGCGCGGCTGATCTTGCACACGACAGCGCCCGGCTGTGCTCCCCCCGACTTTTGGAAGTACGAGTATCGGAACATTCCGCGACCGCTCTGGCCGTGGGATGAGATGGGCGAATGGCGTGCTGAACCGGTGATCGTGTCGCGAAAGTAA
- a CDS encoding amino acid ABC transporter ATP-binding protein — MEQLVVRFGDRRVLEGVDLSVSAGETVALIGPSGGGKSTLLRCVNGLCPFRSGRIRVGELELAPDPHSLRDEAAVPQMLGPVGDIRRAMGMVFQDFQLFPHLSVLGNVVEAPIRVLGQPREQAEATAIELLARVGLADRRDAKPHQLSGGQKQRVAIARALAMGPKGLLCDEITSALDPALKHEVLGVLEDLKQEGMTLVVVTHEIGFARRSADRVVVLADGLAIEQGPPEQVIDAPQEKRTQEFLRNVLA, encoded by the coding sequence ATTGAGCAACTCGTCGTTCGCTTTGGCGACCGTCGCGTGCTGGAAGGGGTCGACCTTTCGGTGAGCGCCGGCGAGACCGTCGCCCTCATCGGGCCTAGCGGCGGGGGCAAGTCCACCTTGTTGCGCTGCGTGAATGGGCTGTGCCCCTTCCGCTCCGGTCGCATTCGAGTCGGCGAGCTTGAGCTAGCGCCCGATCCCCACTCGCTGCGCGATGAGGCCGCCGTGCCGCAAATGCTCGGCCCCGTGGGAGACATTCGCCGCGCGATGGGGATGGTCTTCCAGGATTTTCAGTTGTTCCCCCACTTGAGCGTCTTGGGCAACGTCGTCGAGGCGCCGATCCGTGTCCTCGGTCAACCGCGCGAACAGGCCGAAGCGACGGCCATCGAGCTATTGGCGCGCGTGGGGCTCGCCGATCGCCGTGACGCGAAGCCGCATCAACTCTCCGGCGGGCAGAAACAGCGTGTGGCGATTGCCCGCGCCCTGGCGATGGGCCCCAAGGGGTTGCTCTGCGACGAGATCACCAGCGCCCTCGATCCCGCGCTCAAGCACGAGGTGCTCGGCGTGCTCGAGGATCTCAAGCAAGAGGGCATGACCCTGGTCGTTGTGACGCACGAGATCGGCTTCGCCCGTCGTTCGGCCGACCGCGTCGTGGTGCTCGCCGACGGCCTGGCCATCGAACAAGGCCCGCCCGAACAGGTAATCGACGCCCCACAAGAAAAACGCACACAAGAATTTCTGCGAAACGTGCTGGCTTGA